Proteins encoded in a region of the Takifugu flavidus isolate HTHZ2018 chromosome 8, ASM371156v2, whole genome shotgun sequence genome:
- the clstn1 gene encoding calsyntenin-1 isoform X1, translating to MRFRGNTQCASAVGLLLGLLCAVEAAKVNKHKPWIETTYHGIITENDDKVLLDPPLIALDKDAPLRYAESFEVTLTEEGEICGFRIHGQNVPFEAVVLDKSTGEGVIRAKDKMDCELQKEHTFTIQAYDCGEGPDGANMKKSHKATVHIQVNDINEYSPVFKEKTYKATVLEGKKYDSILKVEAVDADCSFQFSQICNYEIVTPDVPFTVDKDGFIKNTEKLNYGKERMYKLTVTAYDCGKNRASEDVLVKISVKPTCKPSWQGFSKRIEYEPGTGSLGLFPSMHLETCDEPITSIRASIELETNHIGKGCDRDTYSEKSLHTLCGASSGTVELLPAPSSSANWTVGLPTDNGHDSDQVFEFNGTQAIKVPEGMVNTNLKEPFTISVWMRHGPGAHEKETILCNSDKREMNRHHYSLYVHNCRLILLLRQDPSEAENYKPAEFHWKLDQACDKEWHHYVLNVEVPSVALFVDGTMFEPFLVTEDYPLHASKIETQLTIGACWQDNSGHDNDTESVSEPTSGGNARMVQFFRGNLAGLMIRSGKLENKKVIDCLYTCKEGLDVQLPEEVAAAVKVEFNPSQSSLTVEGDDIDAFDKVMQHISYLNSRQFPTPGIRHLRISTTVKCFNGESCVAVPDVEGYVMVLQPEEPKISLSGIDHFARSAAEFESQEGVTLFPELRIVSTITREVETDPESEVAEGADDDPTVQETVVSEEIMHNLDTCEVTVVGDELDGEHESLELDMSQLQQRGLVMGSSNLGLVITGVNSMANYEQLLHLIRYKNWHTEALFDRKFKLVCSELNGRYVSNDFKVEVNVIHTANPVEHANNAMMQPNFINPVHHASVDLSGHNLVNAHQASVVPSAATIVIVVCVSFLVFMIILGVFRIRAAHQRTMRDQESGKENEMDWDDSALTITVNPMETYEDQHSSEEEEEEEEEESEDGEEEDDITSAESESSEDEEGAEPEDQQGASRQQQLEWDDSTLTY from the exons ATGCGATTCCGAGGGAATACACAGTGTGCCTCCGCTGTGGGACTGCTGCTGGGACTATTATGTGCGGTGGAAGCAGCTAAAG TCAATAAGCACAAACCCTGGATCGAGACGACCTACCATGGGATCATCACAGAAAATGATGACAAAGTTCTTCTGGACCCCCCTCTGATCGCCCTGGACAAAGATGCTCCCCTACGCTACGCAG AGAGTTTTGAAGTGACCCTCACTGAAGAAG GTGAGATTTGTGGCTTCCGGATCCACGGACAAAATGTCCCATTCGAGGCAGTGGTCCTGGACAAGTCCACTGGAGAGGGAGTCATCCGGGCCAAAGACAAGATGGACTGCGAGCTGCAGAAGGAGCACACGTTCACCATCCAGGCATACGACTGTGGAGAGGGTCCCGATGGCGCCAACATGAAGAAATCTCACAA GGCTACTGTTCACATCCAGGTGAACGATATCAACGAGTACTCGCCGGTGTTCAAGGAGAAAACCTACAAAGCCACCGTCCTCGAGGGGAAGAAGTACGACAGCATCCTGAAAGTGGAGGCCGTGGACGCCGACTGCTCCTTCCAGTTCAGCCAAATCTGCAACTATGAGATCGTCACGCCTGACGTGCCCTTCACCGTTGACAAAGACG GCTtcatcaaaaacacagagaagctAAACTATGGCAAAGAGCGCATGTACAAGCTCACTGTGACTGCTTATGACTGCGGGAAGAACCGAGCCTCTGAAGATGTTCTGGTCAAGATCAGCGTCAAGCCCACCTGCAAGCCCAGCTGGCAAG GATTCAGCAAGAGGATTGAATATGAGCCCGGCACAGGCAGCCTTGGCCTTTTCCCCAGCATGCACTTGGAGACATGTGACGAGCCGATCACATCCATCCGGGCCAGCATTGAGCTGGAAACCAACCATATTGGGAAAGGATGCGATCGTGACACATACTCTGAGAAATCTCTGCACACTCTCTGTG GAGCCAGTTCTGGCACTGTAGAGCTTCTGCCTGCGCCCAGCAGCTCTGCCAACTGGACTGTCGGACTGCCCACAGACAACGGACACGACAGTGACCAGGTCTTTGAGTTCAACGGTACCCAGGCTATCAAGGTTCCTGAGGGCATGGTGAACACCAACCTGAAGGAGCCCTTTACCATCTCTGTGTGGATGAGACACGGCCCTGGTGCCCATGAGAAGGAGACCATCCTCTGCAACTCTGATAAGAGAG AGATGAACAGACACCACTACTCGCTTTACGTGCACAACTGCAggctgatcctcctcctccgccaggATCCGTCGGAAGCTGAGAACTACAAACCGGCTGAGTTCCACTGGAAACTGGACCAG GCATGTGACAAAGAGTGGCATCACTACGTGTTGAACGTCGAGGTCCCGAGCGTGGCGCTCTTTGTGGATGGAACTATGTTCGAGCCATTCCTGGTTACAGAGGACTACCCACTGCACGCCTCCAAAATCGAAACTCAACTCACCATCGGTGCCTGCTGGCAGG ACAATTCAGGACATGACAATGACACTGAGTCAGTCTCTGAGCCCACTTCAG GTGGAAATGCGCGAATGGTTCAGTTTTTCCGGGGAAACCTGGCAGGGCTAATGATCCGCTCCGGCAAGCTAGAGAACAAGAAGGTGATCGACTGCTTGTATACGTGTAAGGAAGGACTGGACGTACAGCTGCCTGAGGAGGTCGCAGCAGCTGTCAAG GTGGAGTTTAATCCCAGCCAGTCCTCTCTGACTGTTGAAGGCGATGACATCGATGCCTTCGATAAAGTCATGCAGCACATCTCTTACCTAAACTCGCGCCAGTTTCCAACCCCCGGCATCAGGCACCTTCGTATCTCCACCACTGTCAA ATGTTTCAATGGCGAGTCGTGCGTGGCCGTGCCTGACGTGGAAGGCTACGTGATggtgctgcagccagaggagcccAAGATCAGCCTCAGCGGCATCGACCACTTCGCCCGCAGCGCTGCAGAATTCGAGAGCCAGGAAGGCGTGACGCTATTCCCCGAGCTACGCATCGTGAGCACCATCACCCGCGAGGTGGAGACAGACCCCGAGTCTGAAGTAGCTGAGGGAGCAGATGACGACCCCACAG TCCAAGAGACAGTGGTGTCGGAGGAGATCATGCACAATCTGGATACTTGTGAAGTCACGGTCGTGGGAGACGAGCTGGACGGGGAGCACGAGAGCCTGGAGCTGGACATGTCCCAGCTGCAACAGCGTGGCCTGGTGATGGGCTCCTCTAACCTGGGCCTGGTCATCACCG GGGTGAACTCCATGGCCAACTATGAGCAGCTCCTGCATCTTATCCGTTacaaaaactggcacacagAGGCTCTGTTTGACAGGAAATTCAAACTGGTCTGCTCGGAGCTCAACGGTCGATATGTCAGCAATGATTTCAAGGTGGAG GTGAATGTTATTCACACGGCCAATCCTGTGGAGCACGCCAACAACGCCATGATGCAGCCCAACTTCATTAACCCTGTGCACCACGCCTCTGTGGACCTGTCTGGTCACAACCTGGTCAATGCTCACCAGGCCTCAG TGGTTCCCAGTGCTGCCACCATTGTCATCGTGGTGTGCGTGAGCTTCCTGGTGTTCATGATCATCCTGGGGGTCTTCCGCATCCGAGCCGCACACCAGCGCACCATGAGGGACCAGGAGAGCGGCAAAGAGAACGAGATGGACTGGGACGACTCGGCCCTGACCATCACCGTCAATCCCATGGAG ACATACGAGGACCAGcacagcagcgaggaggaggaggaggaggaagaggaggagagcgaggacggagaggaggaagatgacatTACAAGCGCTGAGTCAGAGAGcagcgaggatgaggagggcGCCGAGCCAgaggaccagcagggggccagcagacagcagcagctggagtgGGACGACTCCACCCTCACCTACTAG